The following proteins are co-located in the Vigna unguiculata cultivar IT97K-499-35 chromosome 9, ASM411807v1, whole genome shotgun sequence genome:
- the LOC114195873 gene encoding protein phosphatase 1 regulatory subunit INH3-like produces the protein MDRRTTTTRPVVMSSSSITGTTTITIQNSEPSTSSSQHQQQQPEEVLFLPLNRKKKKVSWKEGTVDNEFMQKKSSKRCCIFHKEKPFDEDDSDEDDHHSDERPHDSRFCCKNHDEAGPRS, from the coding sequence ATGGACAGACGCACGACCACCACCAGGCCAGTAGTGATGTCTTCCTCTTCCATCACTGGCACCACCACCATAACAATTCAAAACTCTGAGCCATCTACCTCTTCATCTCAACACCAACAACAGCAACCAGAAGAAGTACTTTTCCTCCCCCTCAATCGCAAGAAGAAAAAGGTCAGTTGGAAAGAGGGCACCGTGGACAATGAGTTCATGCAGAAGAAGAGTTCCAAAAGGTGTTGTATCTTCCATAAGGAGAAGCCCTTTGATGAAGATGACAGCGATGAAGATGATCATCACTCTGATGAACGCCCTCACGATAGTAGGTTTTGCTGTAAGAATCATGATGAAGCTGGCCCAAGAAGCTAG